TAATCAGTCCTTACACCGTACTTGGGATCGCACTACGCTTATTCATACAAGCGATGCAGTGGTGATAGCCGGTAATGATCGTGTCAAAGTCACAGAGTCTGATGGGCGTGAATGGCGTACAAGAGAGCCTGCAATCTGTACATTTGGACGGGGACAATGGTTTAATATACTCGCCATGATCCGTGATGACGGGATTTACTATTATTGTAACATCGGTTCTCCTTTCAGTTTAAAAGGAAATTTACTTAGCTACATTGACTATGATCTGGATGTGAAGGTCTATCCAGATATGACGTATACGGTATTAGATGAAGAAGAATATGCACTACATAGCGCACAAATGAATTACCCTCCATATGTAAAAGAACGGGTTCACTTGGCGTTGGATGAGGTTTTGGAGTGGATCAAAGCGAGACGTGGGCCTTTCCAGAGTGGGTTTGTTCAAAGATGGTATGAACGTTATCAACTGTTAAAACACAATGATGAAGAGTAGTCAATTATATGTCATGGACACACACCCCTGTTATCGGTCAAGCGCAAATTTGCCAACGATAACAGGGGTATTTTTAAATCCCATACGCTTGCAATAGTTAGAAAACAGAGAAAACCGGCTAAAAAGAAAAAGAAACGTGAATTTATTGGAGGTAAATGGGCTGTTACCATATACTTGACAACAAGACATAACCGTCTATCTGGTGTAAAATCGGTTCACAGAGACTTAGCTTCGGAGGATTAAAGCGGCGCATCCATCTTTCATACTAACAGCAGGAGGGGTGCTATGAGTAGCATACGCAGATATTTACGTTATGTGGGACCTTACAAAGTGAAAATTATTTTAACCATTGGTATCGGTATTGTAAAATTTGGGATTCCATTATTAATGCCATTAATTCTCAAGTATGTGATAGATACCTTGGTTACCGGTACAATGCCTAAGGAAGATAAGCTATATCAATTGTTTTGGTTAATGTGTGCTGCTTTTTTTCTGTTTACAATCGTGCGAGCTCCTGTAGAGTACTATCGCCAATATTACGCCCAATGGATATCCAGTCGTGTTCTATTCGACATTCGTAATCAATTATTTAGCCACCTACAGAAATTATCTATGCGATTTTACAACAATCATAAGGTAGGTGAAATTATTTCACGAGTTGTGAATGATGTAGAACAGACGAAAAGCTTTATTGAAACAGGTCTTATGAATATTTGGCTGGATTTGGTGACCATTGTGATTACGCTTTCCATTATGTTATTTATGGATGTAAAACTAACTTTGATTGCTATTGTTGTGTTTCCTTTATACGGATTCTCGATTAAGTATTTTTATAAGAGATTGCGCCAATTAATGAGGGACCGGTCCCAGAAGCTAGCTGAATTACAAGGGCATCTACATGAGAGAGTTAATGGAATTTCTGTTACTCGTAGTTTTGCTTTGGAAGAGTATGAAGCTAAACAATTTGAAAAGAAAAATCAAAGATTCCTAAATAAAGCTTTAGAGCAAACTAGTTGGAATGCCTATACGTTTTCTGTGGTTAATACGATTACTGATATTGCGCCGCTGTTAGTTATTGGCTTTGCCGGTTATCAAGTTATCCAAGGTATGTTAACGATTGGAACACTCATGGCCTTTTACGCTTATTTGGAGCGATTATATACACCACTTAGACGGGTTGTTAATTCATCG
This is a stretch of genomic DNA from Brevibacillus laterosporus DSM 25. It encodes these proteins:
- a CDS encoding DUF402 domain-containing protein — translated: MSSQVPGSIIRIESFKHNQSLHRTWDRTTLIHTSDAVVIAGNDRVKVTESDGREWRTREPAICTFGRGQWFNILAMIRDDGIYYYCNIGSPFSLKGNLLSYIDYDLDVKVYPDMTYTVLDEEEYALHSAQMNYPPYVKERVHLALDEVLEWIKARRGPFQSGFVQRWYERYQLLKHNDEE
- a CDS encoding ABC transporter ATP-binding protein, which gives rise to MSSIRRYLRYVGPYKVKIILTIGIGIVKFGIPLLMPLILKYVIDTLVTGTMPKEDKLYQLFWLMCAAFFLFTIVRAPVEYYRQYYAQWISSRVLFDIRNQLFSHLQKLSMRFYNNHKVGEIISRVVNDVEQTKSFIETGLMNIWLDLVTIVITLSIMLFMDVKLTLIAIVVFPLYGFSIKYFYKRLRQLMRDRSQKLAELQGHLHERVNGISVTRSFALEEYEAKQFEKKNQRFLNKALEQTSWNAYTFSVVNTITDIAPLLVIGFAGYQVIQGMLTIGTLMAFYAYLERLYTPLRRVVNSSTTLTQAIASMDRMFEFIDEQYDIVDRPEACTLPVNPETKRISGRVEFEKVTFAYNKGDEPVLHDVHLRIEPGETVALVGMSGGGKSSLISLIPRFWDVTGGRILIDGIDVRDVTQNSLREQIGIVMQDNILFSESARMNITMGNPQATEEEMLAAAKAANAHDFICELPEGYDTELGERGVKLSGGQKQRIAIARVFLKDPAILILDEATSALDLESEHMIQESLAHLAKGRTTIIVAHRLSTITHADKIVVLKDGRIVEMGKHEELLQQQGVYHALWNVQDFGNVDQEAISTMG